AGAGATGGTGGAAACAAAAAATTAACCTGCCAACCATCTTTGCCCCTGATTCCGCCCTTGATTGCATAAGCTTCTTTGAAGCCCTTCTTAACCAACAACTCTGCTACTTGTAGTGATTTACCATCAAAGCTACCTTACACAGCAAAAGAGAAATATTTATGAAGTGAAACTCTCATCACAGAAGGGACCAGATTGAAATCCAGAACCCGTTGAACATTATGATCTTGGACACTAGATCAGGCCAAGAAGTTGGAGTTGGAAACAAACTTAACAATTAGATGCACTAGATGTCGTAAATTCATCCGAGTGTTTGATAAGTTTTAaacataaaaagaatgaggttcACTTACTTGTCAATAACATATAAAGTAGTGTTTCCAGGATCTTTAAAATTCTCCAACACCTTCTTCACAAAACCCTCTTCTTTTCCATCCATGAACTGAATCTGAATCACACTCTTACTAAAAATCTTCAAATTAGGAGAAGCAAGAACCCTTAAACTTTTATTATCTCTGATGTCCAGTAGTTGTGAATTTTGGTCGTCTCGAAGCTTACGAAATGCATCAATGGCAGAAACAAACTTAAACTTCTTAAAAACATACTCTTGCGCTAAAGGAATTACAACAAGCCAAATGAAAGTACAACCTGCTACAAAAAATGGGTTTCTATTATTGAAATCATCAATGGAAACTAGTACTGATTCTAGGCTTATTCTATCACTAGAACTAGATATTGTTAATTCGGTTTCGGAGGCAAAGCAAGATAATGGAGTGGCTAAAGCAAGAGATAACTGAATCATCAATGATGAAGAAGCTTTATCTAAGACTCGCAGATGGTTTTGGAGATAATTTGATGTACGGACAGTGGATGGAATTTTCAGAGAAGAGGAGCTTTTAGTTTTTCGGTTTATAACATTCTGGTGGTGGGTTTGGAAGCATTTAGGTTTTGAATGGGGAGATGTAGTTGCGGAGGTGGAAACGGTATTGGTTTTAGGGGTTTTGCGGATTGGCAAGGAAGATGAAAGCCCGAACATAGTGAGCGAATCCATGCGAGGAGATATGATGAGGTTTGAGGGAATAGCAGCAGAGTAAGAGAGATGGATAAGATTAGGATGGAATGAATCCTGTATTTACTTGACGGCACCACTTCTTTCATACACTGTGTGCGATCGTCTTCTTTTGTTGCTTTATTCATACACTGTGCGCTCGTCTCACCAATAGGAACCGGTTGAGAACCAGAACCAGAATTACTTCATATATTACTATAGTAGAACTTCGTTAAATTAAtccgcgataaattaataacttccctaaattaatattttttttgtcagTCCCGATTTGGGTCAGTGTGCTAAATTAATAACCTTGTtaaatttataagaaaataaaaaatttaagtttCTAATAGGACCcaactaatatataaattaataaggGAAACTTAGGTTAAGGCCTAACCCAtgaataacccataatatgaggcctttaattaaaagaaatttaaatctaggccccgagttattaaaggATATCCATAACCTTTTGTATATTGTCAAgctcataattaaataaaattcaaatttaggcccaaaattattaaagtatagtgcgaatgtgtaaacagaagttacacatgcatatgacatgtgtatccagaagttacacatccatatgacatgtgtaatgcaaagttacacttgtatatatgtgtGTGGACTCACATATGCATATGGCAAGAAATGGTTACACATGTGTAAGGCATGTGtatctaaaagttacacatccatatgcatgtgtaactttttattACACATCCTATATGTATGTgtatctacaagttacacatccatatgcatcAATTATACATCAAAACTACATATAcggaaaatacatgtattactttaattttcatttacaataattcgtCTGTTTATCAATTAGATCAATCTGCACAAAGATTTAGCAGGCAACAATAAATACCTTGAAGCATAccacatttttttcaaaaataaccAAATAATTAACATACTTCTTCGCCAATGCGCTCCCTGCTAATCTTATATACAATAGCAGCTCTGACCTCATCACTTGCAGCAACTTCCGTTAACTCTTGATCAAGTAAAAAACTGAACCTTGCACTTGAAAGGCACAACATTATCAACATCTTCAAACAACATACTTTGGAGAAAAAAAACATGCCTCATTCTTTTATTATTTGCCTTTTGAAATGTATAGTTCAagagaagaatcatctaaggatgGCAAACATACATACCTAAATACATGTGTAAACAACAATTACacatccaaaatgcaagtgtaACCAGCAATTACATATCCTAgaaagcatgtgtaactagtagatacacatgctTATGGCAACATAATTTCATCAAAATATGGGTCCTACCAACAGAATGTTCCAGGCTTTTCCTATAattctatagcaattaacatatAGTGACATAAAGAGTTACAGATGATTTACAGTTACCCATGTATCTTCCTAATATGATTTACAATTAACATATAGGTTATGTCGCTTAAGTCTCGCCTGAAATAAAACATATACATGATAAAATTGGATGGAAAACATAGTACAGTTAACAGTATTACGGTAGAATGTTTCAGTTAGCAACTAGTTCAGGCTATATGCAAACAAGTAAACTGAGCTTTACATCATTTCGGGTTCAATCAAACCACAtccaattaacatgtgtaactatcgGTTATagatccaattagcatgtgtaactaacaattacacatccaattagcatgtgtaactggcaATTACACATCATACTTCAAAACCTAATAGTCCATACCAATGTTTAATGTTGATAATAAATACAATGAACTGAACAGTAGTGCAAGCCAACTTAATTTTCATAAAGAACAAGGGAAAAGGAAAGCCAACTTAATTTGATCAACATCTGACATTATAAAAGATATGAAACTACTAGATAACACCAATTCAGACTATAGAGGGGGGAGGTAAAAATTTATACAAGCCACAAAGTATGCTAATAATATGTTATCATGCATAAATAATTCAAGCCAAGCTACATGAGTTTAATTAGCCACCTAAAAATGGTTAATATTCAAAATGAATATGAATATGGTCTAACTTGCAAACATTTGAACATGTACCTGCGCCTGGAGATTTCTTTATGAAGTGCAAAAAGTAATCAAGTGAATCATGATGTGAAGTTGAATAGTTGGTTTCCCATCCGAGCATTTGCTAGAGTGCAtgttaaaaacaaaaatctaaatggggaaagaaaattataaaaaaacCTAACCTGTACACGGAAAAATACAAGATTTGGTGATTATTAGATAAATTTCAACTTATATTTCAAATTTTGATAActataacaaaaagaaactaaaTTCACCTTAACATCCAAAGCAGCTTGAAATGTACCAACAAAAAGAGTTACAGTGAAAGCAAATTTCTTGTACCAGTTGGATCCTCCACTGGATCAACTATTTTCTGCATGATAATAAGAGCGAAACAAATATACAGGCCCAATCATTATCTCTCCAAGATTAGAATTTCAACTGTATGCAATTATCAGTCACGTGATAATGGGAGTTAAAGCAAATTTGGCTACACTTAAAGTGTCCAGTACAACTTCAGCATCCATACAATAAAACTTAGATTGTATATTCTATCCAACTAGcgtgtgtacctagaagttacacatataattagcatgtgtaactagtagctataCATCCATttagcatgtgtatctataagttacacatatAATTAGCACGTGTAACTAGTATCTAGACATCCATTTAGATTTCCACTCACACTACCTCCAGCTCTATCACACGGAATACAAATACACACTATGAATACTGAAAAAGCAAAAATATGTGAATTCTTTTGTATAACGTACCATATCCAGAGTGAAAACCCCTCAATCTGGCTTTTGTCATTCTTCGTGCATGAATCTGGGTTGGTTTACAGCTGATGAATCCATCTTCAGCCAACTTCCTAATGTGTTTCCCTGCACAAAACAACACAAAACTAGTAGATCAACATACGAGTTTCAATTAGATCAGCAGGTATGCCTTTAAGAACTGCTATGGACTCCAGTATACAAGGTCTATTCATTAAACGATATCAAATGACACCAACAGTTCACCGAAATCAAGTTCAAGACTAAAATCTAAATTAAAATCGCATCATGTATTAGCAATTGAAATTCAGAAAGTTGCAAAATAGACATTATAAGATAATATTATGTAGATTATGACTCAACTAACTCAAAATTTACACCAGCAcaagtcatttattctatcactcAACTGTTTGTCAGATTTGTGTAGATAATGACTTGCTTGCAAGCGAAAGCTGAATACATGTTCCACCAAAAACCACCACTGACTTCAAATCCTCCTCCAACCCTGTTCCAATACCACCACCTGTACCACCACAACCTCCACATCCTCCTCCAGAAcctgcatctccaccaccaacaccaccacagATTTTTTAAATCAAACTCAACATGTGTAGGCCAAGACTCAAGATAAGTAAAATAAAAACACCAACAAGACTCAAGTTTGCTTCATTAAGCTTGTGAGAAATTTTATAATCAGTAGAATGGcgttcaatcaatttatcttctaaaacatcaacaacaacaatataaACGTATACATAGATTTAaaatatgttgattcaagaaaaaacgaGAGACAAATCTTACTGATTTTCAGATCTTGTTGATACCAAAtctttaaaataattattattataagtTGATTCGTCATTAGTTGTTTTCAAAGATGAAATAAATGACGACGATTTCATTTTTGCTGCTGTTAAAGATCTTGTTAATTCCATTGTTGAACCTGCACAACAAGTAAGTAATTAAGGTTAAAACTAcgttaaatatctttgattgaTTCACGAAAAATCAGGTTGTTATTCTTCTCAGATCTGAatataatcaataaaaaaaaatcaaaacctaatcgaACTAAGCAAAGTAAGAATGATGAAAACCTAACCTGATGCAGCTTCGAATCAACTTCAAATCGATTCAAATTCTTCAGAAAACAAACCAGTTGAACGAACGAAAACCTAACCTAATGCAGCTTAGAACCAGCTGATACCTAGATTCAAATGAAATTGATTTAATAATTGATTCAGATTTGTAAATTAACTGATTATCAGATGTAAAATCTATTGAATCAAATcgattattcttcttcttcatcgatcTGAATTCGCTGGAGCGGAGAGCCGGGAGAGAAAGAGAacggagaagagagagaaagacaatagagaaatgaaaatatATTTTGATATTCCCCTGGTATAAATACAAAAGGGTGGTATGGTCATTATcaaaattcataataattaattatggaccagatctgaagaaaatttgatattttgggcctagtaatatcattttctgaaagtatggagttgacaatgtataatccatttagtggggcttctatatgttgaacccatatagaagggggttctagtatttttcacaattAATAATCAGTGTGATAACATTTTATTATGGTGCTTATTAAAATAGACATCTacggttttttgtttttgttcatatTTATAATACATTGGACTTCATATTTAATTTTTGTACTCTCTTGAGAAGTTCCGAAAtgattttattgtgttttcttttttatttttattttaattttagcaATAAAATATATACATTTATACACATAATATgccataaaataatttgaattgaAGATAAAATCTCTAGATatatgatactacgcacttattttataaatttaaagttaaatttgatgtgtttcgatataataataacttattaatttatcgataaattaatacttcgctAAATTGATAGAATTTAGCAGTCCCAaaactattaatttatcgaagttttactgtaTTTTTAAGTTTTAAAAATAATATTCTGTCTTTAAGGCCGGTTTGTATGGACACCCGGGTGGCTTTACAAACTCAACTTCGCAACTATGGGAAAAGAGCTTAGTGAAAGAGTTTATATAATGGGTCATGTTAACATATGCAGTGGTTAAGGAAGAATTGAACGTTTTCACCTTGGAATACCCATTATTTAGTATTAAATGATACTGATTTGATAAATGCTTTAGGGATTCCATTTATACCCTTACATTTGAATCTATGCTAGTATTAAGTAATGGGAATAATTTCAAGTCTAATCGCGGGAGTTTTAAGAGCGTCCCAAAAACAGTGTTAAGAACATGATTCCATGAAccgattaccaaaaaaaaaagatagtgtGAACGGCCAAAGTGCCCAGGGTTCATG
This DNA window, taken from Papaver somniferum cultivar HN1 chromosome 3, ASM357369v1, whole genome shotgun sequence, encodes the following:
- the LOC113358247 gene encoding rhodanese-like domain-containing protein 4A, chloroplastic; this translates as MDSLTMFGLSSSLPIRKTPKTNTVSTSATTSPHSKPKCFQTHHQNVINRKTKSSSSLKIPSTVRTSNYLQNHLRVLDKASSSLMIQLSLALATPLSCFASETELTISSSSDRISLESVLVSIDDFNNRNPFFVAGCTFIWLVVIPLAQEYVFKKFKFVSAIDAFRKLRDDQNSQLLDIRDNKSLRVLASPNLKIFSKSVIQIQFMDGKEEGFVKKVLENFKDPGNTTLYVIDNFDGKSLQVAELLVKKGFKEAYAIKGGIRGKDGWQEIQETLLPPSVHVFAKTDNKKTKEQLETNDAQVNWKTTTNSNNPSVTSVSSSKTEAVGGNGSTESTQPTSQANLKQQKMLSPYPNYPDLKPPSSPAPSQPVS